In Azospirillum ramasamyi, one DNA window encodes the following:
- a CDS encoding DNA polymerase IV: protein MTAPLHSVCRDCAAALPSAEAGDVTRCPKCGSRRLFRHAELHSLSIGHIDCDSFYATVEKRDRPELASRPVIVGGDDHRGVVAACCYVARISGVRSAMTIREALDRCPDATIIRPDIAKYKEVGHRARAIMEAFTPLVEPISIDEAYLDLTGVEDRLSISPAQALVEIVRRFERELRITASIGLSYNKLLAKIASDLDKPRGFSALGRAEAAGFLAPKRVTILWGVGPALERKLFADGITRVGDLQDKDEHWLVKRYGAMGRVLFNYARGEDSRRVTPEAPSKSISSEETFDWDVTTLPALAQELRPLADKVARRLEREGLLGRSVVLKLKTRDFQQLTRSRRVEPTRSPEAILAAGLSLLEREADGRAFRLIGIGCTDLTHPETAPDPELDLFG, encoded by the coding sequence ATGACCGCGCCCCTGCACAGCGTCTGCCGCGACTGCGCCGCCGCCCTGCCAAGCGCAGAAGCGGGCGACGTCACGCGCTGCCCGAAATGCGGCAGCCGGCGGCTGTTCCGCCATGCGGAGCTGCACAGCCTGTCCATCGGCCACATCGACTGCGACAGCTTCTATGCCACCGTGGAAAAGCGCGACCGGCCGGAGCTGGCCAGCCGGCCGGTGATCGTCGGCGGCGACGACCATCGCGGGGTGGTGGCCGCCTGCTGCTATGTCGCGCGCATCTCCGGCGTGCGCTCAGCCATGACGATCCGCGAGGCGCTGGACCGCTGCCCCGACGCCACCATCATCCGCCCCGACATCGCCAAATACAAAGAGGTCGGCCATCGGGCCCGCGCGATCATGGAGGCCTTCACCCCCCTGGTGGAACCGATCAGCATCGACGAGGCCTATCTCGACCTGACCGGCGTCGAGGACCGCCTCAGCATCAGCCCGGCCCAGGCGCTGGTGGAGATCGTCCGCCGCTTCGAGCGGGAACTGCGCATCACCGCCTCCATCGGCCTCAGCTACAACAAGCTGCTGGCGAAGATCGCGTCGGACCTCGACAAGCCGCGCGGCTTCTCGGCGCTGGGCCGGGCGGAGGCGGCGGGCTTTCTGGCGCCCAAGCGCGTCACCATCCTGTGGGGCGTCGGCCCGGCGCTGGAGCGCAAGCTGTTCGCCGACGGCATCACCCGCGTCGGCGACCTGCAGGACAAGGACGAGCATTGGCTGGTCAAGCGTTACGGCGCCATGGGCCGGGTGCTGTTCAACTATGCCCGCGGCGAGGATTCCCGCCGGGTGACGCCGGAAGCGCCGAGCAAGAGCATCTCGTCGGAGGAAACCTTCGACTGGGACGTCACCACCCTGCCCGCCCTGGCGCAGGAGCTGCGCCCGCTGGCCGACAAGGTCGCCCGCCGGCTGGAGCGCGAAGGGCTGCTGGGCCGCAGCGTGGTGCTGAAGCTGAAGACCAGGGATTTCCAGCAGCTGACCCGCTCCCGCCGGGTGGAGCCGACCCGCTCGCCCGAGGCGATCCTCGCCGCCGGCCTGTCCCTGCTGGAGCGCGAGGCGGACGGCCGCGCCTTCCGCCTGATCGGCATCGGCTGCACCGACCTGACCCACCCGGAAACCGCGCCCGACCCCGAACTCGACCTGTTCGGCTGA
- a CDS encoding ABC transporter permease subunit, with translation MDYFLQQLINGLSLGAIYGLIAIGYTMVYGIIGMINFAHGEIYMIGSFVALITFLAIGALGITWVPLALLVMLLASMLFTSVYGWTVERIAYRPLRSSPRLAPLISAIGMSIFLQNYIQLLQGARSKPLQPILPGNLTLMDGAVSVSYVRLATIVITLVLMVGFTMLINRTSLGRAQRACEQDKKMAGLLGVNVDRVISLTFVMGAALAAVAGMMVLLIYGVIDFYIGFLAGVKSFTAAVLGGVGSLPGAMLGGVVIGLIEAFWSGYVGSEWKDVATFSILVLVLIFRPTGLLGRPEIEKV, from the coding sequence ATGGATTATTTTCTACAACAATTGATCAACGGCTTGTCGCTTGGGGCGATTTACGGCCTGATCGCGATCGGCTACACGATGGTGTACGGCATCATCGGGATGATCAACTTCGCGCATGGCGAGATTTACATGATCGGCTCCTTCGTGGCGCTGATCACCTTCCTGGCCATCGGCGCGCTCGGTATCACCTGGGTGCCTCTGGCCCTGCTGGTCATGCTGCTCGCCTCCATGCTGTTCACCAGCGTCTACGGCTGGACGGTCGAGCGCATCGCCTACCGGCCCCTGCGCTCCTCGCCCCGGCTGGCGCCGCTGATCTCCGCCATCGGCATGTCGATCTTCCTGCAGAACTACATCCAGCTCCTCCAGGGCGCCCGCTCCAAGCCGCTGCAGCCCATCCTGCCCGGCAACCTCACCCTGATGGACGGCGCCGTCTCCGTCAGCTACGTGCGCCTGGCCACCATCGTCATCACCCTGGTCCTCATGGTCGGCTTCACCATGCTGATCAACCGCACCTCGCTGGGACGCGCCCAGCGCGCCTGCGAGCAGGACAAGAAGATGGCCGGGCTGCTCGGCGTCAACGTCGACCGCGTCATCTCGCTGACCTTCGTCATGGGCGCCGCGCTCGCCGCCGTCGCCGGCATGATGGTGCTGCTGATCTACGGCGTCATCGACTTCTACATCGGCTTCCTCGCCGGGGTGAAAAGCTTCACCGCCGCCGTGCTCGGCGGCGTCGGCTCGCTGCCCGGCGCCATGCTCGGCGGCGTGGTCATCGGCCTGATCGAGGCCTTCTGGTCCGGCTATGTCGGCTCCGAATGGAAGGACGTCGCAACCTTCTCCATCCTCGTCCTCGTCCTGATCTTCCGGCCCACCGGCCTGCTCGGCCGGCCCGAGATCGAGAAGGTGTAA
- a CDS encoding hybrid sensor histidine kinase/response regulator has product MQSWLVLAVSAAYLGVLFAIAWWGDRRTAGGTLVLSSPRAAGILYALTLCIYNTSWSFYGSVGRASASGFDFLPIYLAPMFLLLAARPVLTKIIAITKAQNVTSIADFIGARYGKSQAVAALVTLTALVGVLPYIALQLKAVAASFDVLTAPSLAAPAALPPPIWGDTAFAVALSMAVFTILFGVRHINASEHHRGLMLAIAFESLVKLTVFLAVAAFIVWGMFDGYTDLISRPQAEPLLSPSFSDPTWWSNTAISLIAFLCLPQMYHVMTVENDNPRHLRAAAWMYPAYLLALSALMIPIAVAGLITFGDGINPDTFMITLPIAAGAGGFSLLSFIGGLSAATGMVIVAAVSLSTMLCNDVVMPLLLSRPRFAARVGRRDMVGTLLLVRRLSVLGILLLAYVMHRLVDRDYPLTVIGLLSFVAVAQFGPAFFGGLYWPRANRVGALAGLGAGFLLWVYTLMVPSMARIVPVPDALFEVGPWGIGWLRPQALFGIEGLDPISHASLWSLLANVIAFVAGSLLARPSAVERTQAVFYTTATADQDDDDTPQALAKLADLRALAIRFVGAERGNAAFDAYAAGRKGEAGPADLDAVRFTETLIAGAIGAASARVVMAASLQGRSLSRGDAMAMLDEASEALRFNRKLLQATLENIGQGICVIDADHRIAAWNHRYLELLDLPADMVRVGVPFAELIRFNERRGEYSAHDMKALLTNRDTANQEWPYRYERRRPDGTVLEIVANPLPEGGYVSTYTDVTERYRAAEALREANESLEHRVRERTDALQQAKAEAEAANASKTRFLAAASHDLLQPLNAARLFVSALEESIRVPLPTAEQRLSECGMIDNAAAALRSTEMLLGGLLDISSLDAGNVRVQMRSFAIDELLGGLGVEFSALAQERGLTLRVVGCGATVRSDPQLLRRVLQNFLSNSVRYTPKGRVLLGCRRRRDPMLGDRLRIEVWDTGPGIPEARHHEVFQEFRRLGGEDGNGDPTDKGLGLGLAIVDRIARLLGHPVTMRSTVGRGTGFTVEVPVERARAAAVDRPVSVPTALSAGLLVLCIDNEEPILAGLRALLGQWGCRVATASDVSGALAALAPFDGALPDVVCVDYHVGGGQTGLAVLQRLRELWGRPVKGLLLTADRSEAVRAEAERCGCGVLYKPVKPASLRRFLNGAALQTSAVAER; this is encoded by the coding sequence GTGCAGAGTTGGCTGGTCCTGGCCGTGTCGGCGGCCTATCTGGGCGTGCTGTTCGCCATCGCCTGGTGGGGCGACCGGCGCACCGCGGGCGGAACGCTGGTGCTGTCCTCGCCGCGCGCGGCCGGCATCCTCTATGCGCTGACGCTCTGCATCTACAACACCAGCTGGAGCTTCTACGGGTCGGTCGGGCGGGCATCGGCCAGCGGCTTCGATTTCCTGCCGATCTATCTGGCGCCGATGTTCCTGCTGCTGGCGGCGCGGCCGGTGCTGACCAAGATCATCGCCATCACCAAGGCGCAGAACGTCACCTCCATCGCCGACTTCATCGGCGCGCGCTATGGCAAGAGCCAGGCGGTGGCGGCGCTGGTGACGCTGACGGCGCTGGTGGGCGTGCTGCCCTACATCGCGCTCCAGTTGAAGGCGGTGGCGGCGAGCTTCGACGTGCTGACGGCCCCCTCGCTGGCGGCCCCGGCAGCCCTGCCGCCGCCGATCTGGGGCGACACCGCCTTCGCTGTCGCCCTGTCGATGGCGGTCTTCACCATCCTGTTCGGCGTCCGCCACATCAACGCCAGCGAGCATCACCGCGGCCTGATGCTGGCCATCGCCTTCGAAAGCCTGGTGAAGCTGACCGTCTTCCTGGCCGTGGCGGCCTTCATCGTCTGGGGCATGTTCGACGGCTACACCGACCTGATCTCCCGGCCGCAGGCGGAACCGCTGCTGTCGCCCAGCTTCTCCGACCCGACATGGTGGTCGAACACGGCGATCTCGCTGATCGCCTTCCTCTGCCTGCCGCAGATGTACCATGTGATGACGGTGGAGAACGACAACCCCCGCCATCTGCGCGCCGCCGCCTGGATGTATCCGGCATATCTGCTGGCCTTGAGCGCGCTGATGATCCCCATCGCCGTGGCCGGCCTGATCACCTTCGGTGACGGCATCAACCCCGACACCTTCATGATCACCCTGCCGATCGCGGCGGGGGCCGGCGGCTTCAGCCTGCTGTCCTTCATCGGCGGGCTGTCGGCGGCGACCGGCATGGTGATCGTCGCCGCGGTGTCGCTCAGCACCATGCTGTGCAACGACGTGGTGATGCCGCTGCTGCTCAGCCGCCCGCGCTTCGCCGCCCGCGTCGGCCGGCGCGACATGGTCGGCACGCTGCTGCTTGTGCGGCGGCTGTCGGTGCTGGGCATCCTGCTGCTGGCCTATGTGATGCACCGGCTGGTCGACCGCGATTACCCGCTGACCGTCATCGGCCTGCTGTCCTTCGTCGCGGTGGCGCAGTTCGGGCCGGCCTTCTTCGGCGGGCTCTACTGGCCGCGTGCCAACCGGGTGGGGGCGCTGGCGGGGCTGGGTGCCGGCTTCCTGCTGTGGGTCTACACGCTGATGGTGCCGTCGATGGCCCGCATCGTCCCGGTGCCCGACGCGCTGTTCGAGGTCGGCCCCTGGGGCATCGGCTGGCTGCGCCCGCAGGCGCTGTTCGGGATCGAGGGGCTGGACCCGATCTCCCACGCCAGCCTGTGGAGCCTGCTGGCCAACGTGATCGCCTTCGTCGCCGGCTCTCTGCTCGCCCGCCCCAGCGCGGTGGAGCGCACGCAGGCCGTCTTCTACACCACCGCCACCGCCGACCAGGACGACGACGATACCCCGCAGGCGCTCGCCAAGCTGGCCGACCTGCGGGCACTCGCCATCCGCTTCGTCGGGGCGGAGCGCGGCAACGCCGCCTTCGACGCTTACGCCGCCGGCCGCAAGGGCGAGGCCGGCCCGGCCGACCTCGACGCCGTCCGCTTCACCGAGACGCTGATCGCCGGCGCCATCGGCGCGGCGTCGGCGCGGGTGGTGATGGCGGCCTCGCTCCAGGGACGCTCGCTGTCGCGCGGCGACGCCATGGCGATGCTGGACGAGGCGTCGGAGGCGCTGCGCTTCAACCGCAAGCTGCTGCAGGCGACGCTGGAGAACATCGGCCAGGGCATCTGCGTGATCGACGCCGACCACCGCATCGCCGCCTGGAACCACCGCTATCTGGAACTGCTCGACCTGCCGGCGGACATGGTGCGGGTGGGCGTGCCCTTCGCCGAGCTGATCCGCTTCAACGAGCGGCGCGGCGAATACAGCGCCCACGACATGAAGGCGCTGCTGACCAACCGCGACACGGCCAACCAGGAATGGCCCTACCGCTACGAGCGGCGCCGGCCCGACGGCACGGTGCTGGAGATCGTCGCCAACCCGCTGCCGGAGGGCGGCTACGTCTCCACCTACACCGACGTGACCGAGCGCTACCGGGCGGCGGAGGCCCTGCGCGAGGCCAACGAAAGCCTGGAGCACCGGGTGCGGGAACGCACCGACGCCCTGCAGCAGGCCAAGGCGGAGGCCGAGGCGGCCAACGCCAGCAAGACCCGCTTCCTCGCCGCCGCCAGCCACGATCTGCTGCAGCCGCTGAACGCCGCCCGCCTGTTCGTCTCGGCGCTGGAGGAGAGCATCCGCGTCCCCCTGCCGACGGCGGAGCAGCGGCTGTCCGAATGCGGCATGATCGACAATGCCGCCGCCGCCCTGCGCTCCACCGAGATGCTGCTGGGCGGGCTGCTCGACATCTCCTCGCTGGATGCCGGCAATGTCCGGGTGCAGATGCGCAGCTTCGCCATCGACGAGCTGCTGGGCGGGCTGGGGGTGGAGTTCTCCGCCCTGGCGCAGGAACGCGGGTTGACGCTGAGGGTGGTCGGCTGCGGCGCCACGGTGCGGTCGGACCCGCAGCTGCTGCGCCGGGTTCTGCAGAATTTCCTGTCCAATTCCGTCCGCTACACGCCGAAGGGCCGGGTCCTGCTGGGCTGCCGGCGGCGCCGCGATCCCATGCTGGGGGACCGGCTGCGCATCGAGGTGTGGGACACCGGCCCCGGCATCCCCGAGGCCAGGCACCACGAGGTGTTCCAGGAGTTCCGCCGGCTGGGCGGCGAGGACGGCAACGGCGACCCGACCGACAAGGGGCTGGGGCTGGGCCTCGCCATCGTCGACCGCATCGCCCGACTGCTCGGCCATCCGGTCACGATGCGGTCCACGGTCGGGCGCGGCACCGGATTCACCGTGGAGGTGCCGGTGGAGCGGGCGCGCGCCGCCGCGGTCGACCGTCCGGTCTCCGTCCCCACCGCCCTGTCGGCCGGGCTGCTGGTGCTGTGCATCGACAATGAGGAGCCGATCCTGGCCGGCTTGCGCGCCCTGCTCGGCCAATGGGGCTGCCGGGTGGCGACGGCGTCGGACGTGTCCGGCGCGCTGGCGGCGCTCGCCCCCTTCGACGGCGCGCTTCCCGACGTGGTCTGCGTGGATTATCACGTGGGAGGCGGGCAGACGGGGCTTGCGGTTCTGCAGCGGTTGCGGGAATTGTGGGGCCGTCCGGTCAAGGGGCTTCTGCTGACCGCCGACCGCTCCGAAGCGGTGCGGGCCGAGGCGGAGCGTTGCGGCTGCGGCGTGCTCTACAAACCGGTGAAGCCGGCGTCGCTGCGCCGCTTCCTGAACGGGGCGGCCCTGCAGACGTCTGCGGTGGCCGAACGGTAA
- a CDS encoding LuxR C-terminal-related transcriptional regulator: MGEDSAEGEGTTIVIGDDHPLVQAALRDALGKAMPEVRVIECPDLDSVMATVGERPDRIDLVLLDLNMPGTHGFAGLFMMLAHHPTVPVAILSALQDSDTIRRALAYGASGYIPKSLSMPAMADAIRAILSGETWAPPLSAASSEAEEAEAARRFASLSPQQLRILTMIVDGKLNKQIAGELNVSEQTVKVHVSSILRKLNVVSRTQAAVVAGRLAVGGDVLR, from the coding sequence ATGGGCGAGGACAGCGCAGAGGGAGAAGGAACGACCATCGTCATCGGCGACGACCACCCGCTGGTCCAGGCGGCGCTGCGCGACGCGCTGGGCAAGGCGATGCCCGAGGTGCGGGTGATCGAATGCCCGGACCTCGATTCGGTGATGGCCACGGTGGGGGAGCGGCCGGACCGCATCGACCTCGTGCTGCTCGACCTCAACATGCCCGGCACCCACGGCTTCGCCGGCCTGTTCATGATGCTGGCCCACCACCCGACCGTGCCGGTCGCCATCCTGTCGGCGCTCCAGGATTCCGACACCATCCGCCGGGCCCTGGCCTATGGCGCCTCGGGCTACATTCCCAAATCGCTGTCGATGCCGGCGATGGCCGATGCCATCCGCGCCATCCTGTCCGGCGAGACCTGGGCGCCGCCGCTGTCCGCCGCCTCATCGGAAGCCGAGGAGGCCGAGGCCGCCCGCCGCTTCGCCTCCCTATCGCCGCAGCAGCTGCGCATCCTGACGATGATCGTCGACGGCAAGCTGAACAAGCAGATCGCCGGCGAGCTGAACGTGTCGGAGCAGACGGTGAAGGTCCACGTCTCCAGCATCCTGCGCAAGCTGAACGTGGTCAGCCGCACCCAGGCCGCCGTGGTCGCCGGCCGGCTGGCGGTGGGCGGCGACGTGCTGCGGTGA
- a CDS encoding TerB family tellurite resistance protein, with translation MGLFDMFKGNAPLEMNPRRALVVSLIYCMASDGEIDPEEVGHLVSVLGRNSTREELDRCFKFARSTPPDTFLGEVAPKLNEQQRLCILLNMIDSAMADGEAEQGERDLIVRFQQAFGFDDAKLQPYFQALVVKNSRTVLDA, from the coding sequence ATGGGTCTGTTCGATATGTTCAAGGGCAACGCTCCGCTGGAGATGAACCCGCGCCGGGCGCTCGTCGTCTCGCTGATCTACTGCATGGCGTCGGACGGCGAGATCGATCCGGAGGAGGTGGGCCATCTGGTCTCCGTCCTCGGCCGCAACTCCACGCGCGAGGAACTGGACCGCTGCTTCAAGTTCGCGCGCAGCACCCCGCCCGACACGTTCCTGGGCGAGGTCGCGCCGAAGCTGAACGAGCAGCAGCGCCTGTGCATCCTGCTGAACATGATCGACAGCGCCATGGCCGACGGCGAGGCGGAGCAGGGCGAACGCGACCTGATCGTCCGCTTCCAGCAGGCCTTCGGCTTCGACGACGCCAAGCTGCAGCCCTATTTCCAGGCCCTGGTGGTGAAGAACAGCCGGACCGTGCTGGACGCCTGA
- the ald gene encoding alanine dehydrogenase, with the protein MVTRIGVPKEIKNHEYRVGLTPASVRELAADGHALLVQSGAGAEIGFSDEAYRAAGADIADTAEEVFAKAELIVKVKEPQPAECRRLRPDQVLFTYLHLAPDPEQARLLMESGCTAIAYETVTDRAGRLPLLAPMSEIAGRMAIQVGAVALQKSTGGSGILLGGVPGVLPGKVLVIGGGVVGANAARMAMGLGADVTVADRSMPRLAQLDDLFGPRLKTVHASADTLDRLIADSDLVIGAVLVPGGAAPKLIRRDQLAGMRRGSVLVDVAIDQGGCFETSRATTHSDPTYVVDGIVHYCVANMPGAVARTSTEALNHATLPFVQALAGKGWKRALAEDPHLLEGLNVHAGHLTYAAVADALGQPFTDPRGIVG; encoded by the coding sequence ATGGTCACGCGCATCGGCGTTCCCAAGGAGATCAAGAACCACGAATACCGGGTCGGCCTGACGCCCGCCTCGGTCCGCGAACTGGCGGCGGACGGCCATGCCCTGCTGGTGCAGAGCGGCGCCGGCGCCGAGATCGGCTTTTCCGACGAGGCCTACCGCGCAGCGGGTGCCGATATCGCCGACACCGCCGAGGAGGTGTTCGCGAAAGCCGAACTTATCGTGAAGGTGAAGGAGCCGCAGCCGGCGGAATGTCGCAGGCTGCGGCCGGATCAGGTGCTGTTCACCTATCTGCACCTCGCCCCCGATCCGGAACAGGCCCGGCTGCTGATGGAGAGCGGTTGCACCGCCATCGCCTACGAGACGGTCACCGACCGCGCCGGCCGCCTGCCGCTGCTGGCGCCGATGTCGGAGATCGCCGGCCGCATGGCGATCCAGGTCGGCGCCGTCGCGCTGCAGAAGAGCACCGGCGGCTCCGGCATCCTGCTGGGCGGCGTGCCCGGCGTGCTGCCCGGCAAGGTGCTGGTCATCGGCGGCGGCGTGGTCGGCGCCAACGCGGCCCGCATGGCGATGGGGCTGGGCGCCGACGTGACCGTCGCCGACCGTTCCATGCCCCGGCTGGCCCAGCTCGACGATCTGTTCGGGCCGCGGCTGAAGACCGTCCATGCCTCGGCCGACACGCTCGACCGCCTCATCGCCGACAGCGATCTGGTGATCGGCGCCGTGCTGGTGCCGGGCGGCGCGGCGCCGAAACTGATCCGCCGCGACCAGCTGGCCGGCATGCGCCGTGGTTCGGTGCTGGTGGACGTCGCCATCGACCAGGGCGGATGCTTCGAGACCAGCCGGGCCACCACCCATTCCGACCCGACCTATGTGGTGGACGGGATCGTCCATTACTGCGTCGCCAACATGCCGGGCGCGGTCGCCCGCACCAGCACCGAGGCGCTGAACCACGCCACCCTGCCCTTCGTCCAGGCGCTCGCCGGCAAGGGGTGGAAGCGGGCGCTGGCCGAGGATCCTCACCTGCTGGAAGGCCTGAACGTACATGCCGGGCACTTGACCTACGCGGCGGTCGCCGATGCCCTGGGACAGCCCTTCACCGACCCCCGCGGCATCGTCGGCTGA
- a CDS encoding Lrp/AsnC family transcriptional regulator → MHALDALDHKILRLLRKDGRMSNAKLAAEVGLSPSACLRRLHMLEHSGVIRGYTAIIETMDEERSVTVIVQITLERQTEEYLRRFDAAVRRCPEVRECYLLSGSSDYLLRVVAQNPADYDRIYKDSLSRLPGVQRIQSSFAIRSVVRPGSRSALEDTGD, encoded by the coding sequence ATGCACGCCCTGGACGCCCTGGACCACAAGATCCTGCGCCTTCTCCGCAAGGACGGCCGGATGAGCAACGCCAAGCTGGCGGCGGAGGTCGGGCTGTCGCCATCGGCCTGCCTGCGCCGCCTGCACATGCTGGAGCATTCCGGCGTGATCCGCGGCTATACCGCCATCATCGAGACGATGGACGAGGAACGGTCGGTCACCGTCATCGTCCAGATCACGCTGGAACGCCAGACCGAGGAGTATCTGCGCCGGTTCGACGCCGCCGTCCGCCGCTGCCCGGAGGTGCGGGAATGCTATCTGCTGTCGGGCAGTTCGGATTATCTGCTGCGGGTGGTGGCGCAGAACCCCGCCGATTACGACCGCATCTACAAGGATTCGCTGTCGCGCCTGCCCGGCGTCCAGCGCATCCAGTCCAGCTTCGCCATCCGCAGCGTCGTGCGGCCCGGCAGCCGGTCGGCGCTGGAGGACACCGGCGACTGA